AAGCCAGTTTTTCCTTGATGCGAGCTGCTTTACCGGACAGGTCACGCAGGTAGTACAGCTTGGCTTTACGTACGTCACCGCGACGCTTAACGGCCATGCTGTCGATTTGCGGGCTGTAGGTCTGGAAAGTACGCTCTACGCCAACACCGTTGGAGATTTTACGAACAGTGAAAGCACTGTTCACACCACGGTTACGCTTGGCGATTACCACGCCTTCGAACGCTTGCAGACGCGAACGGTCGCCTTCCTTCACTTTCACCTGAACGACAATAGTGTCGCCTGGGGCAAAGGTAGGGATCTCTTTGGTCATCTGCTCTGCTTCGAGTGCAAGGATGATTTTGTTAGTCATGCTGTGCTCCTAAGGTAAGTCGTCGGACCTACCATCGATACGTTGTTAACTATCGTCCCGCGCGAGGATGTATTCCTCGAGCAGCTTCTTCTCTTCTCCAGAAAGCGAGCGGCTTTCCAGAAGATCGGCGCGTCGTTCATAGGTCCGACCAAGGGACTGCTGTAAACGCCAACGCCGGATGTGTGCGTGATTGCCACTTAGCAATACGTCGGGAACACGCTGATCCGCATACACCTCCGGTCGGGTGTAGTGCGGGCAATCCAGCAAACCATCCGTGAAGGAATCTTCCTCCGCGGAGTCCGCATGCCCTAAAGCTCCAGGCAGCAGTCGTGTAACCGCATCTATCAGGACCATCGCCGGCAGCTCGCCGCCAGACAGGACATAGTCCCCAATCGACCACTCTTCATCGACATGAGCTTCAATAAACCGCTCGTCAATGCCTTCATAGCGACCGGCAATCAGGATCAGTGCTTCCTCATTCGCCAGTTCGCGTACCGCAGCCTGTTTCAGCTGACGGCCTTGAGGGGACAGGTAAATCACCTTCGCCTTCTCCCCGGCGGCGGCCTTGGCCTGAACCAACGCGTCTTCCAGGGGCTTGATCTTCATCACCATGCCCGGGCCACCGCCAAATGGGCGATCGTCCACAGTGTGATGTCGATCCGTCGTGTAGTCTCGCGGGTTCCAACAGGTAAGCTGCAACAGCCCCTGTTTCACCGCCCGACTGGTGATGCCGTACTCGCTGATGGCGGAGAACATCTCGGGAAACAAACTGATCACTTCAATGCGCAAATTAGCCACGCTTAGAAGTCCGCGTCCCATTCCACCTTCATCTCGCCCGCTGCCAGGTCGACGGCCAACACACATTGCTCGGTATACGGCAACAGGCGTTCGCGATCATCCAGGCTGCCAGCGCAAGGCTTGACCACCATTACATCATTGGCGCCGGTTTCCAGAAGATGATCGATTTTCCCGAGCAATTGCCCGAGTTGATCAATAACCTTCAGACCTTCCAGCTGGTACCAGTAGTACTCGCCGTCGGTCAATTCAGGGAACAGGTTGCGCGGCACGCAGATCTCATAACCGGCCAGAAGACGCGCTTCTTCACGATCATCAAGACCCTTGAGCTTTGCGACCAGGAACTTATCGCTCCCGCGCCCACTGACCAGCTCAACCTGTTTCACACTCCCTTCGCGCTTGAGCGTCCAGGTTTTGTACTGCAACAGGTTTTCAGTCGGATCAGTAAAGGAATACACCTTCACTTCGCCGCGAACGCCATGAACAGAGTAAATCTTGCCGATAACGATCAAATCATCAGCAACAGCTGGCGTCGCGTTCATATTGCTCAGGCTGCGGCCTTAGCCGAGTCCTTCAACAGTTTTGCTACGCGCTCGGATGGCTGTGCACCCACGCTCAGCCAGTAGGCTACGCGCTCTTGGTTCACGGACAGACGAGTTTCTTGACCACGAGCAACAGGGTTGAAGAAACCAACCTGTTCCTTGTGCGAACCGTCGCGCGGGTTGCGGCTGTCGGTTACGGTCAAGTGGTAAAACGGGCGCTTTTTGGAGCCGCCAAGGGCAAGACGGATTGTTAGCATGTGAACATCGTTCCTGTAGTCGGTGCTGCAAATCTAAATGCACAGCGGGCATAGGTGCCCAAAAGGCCGCATATTCTAAGGAATATCCGGACTTTTGCAAATGTCTTTTTCTGGCGCCTATCAGCGTGCCACTCAGATCTGCTATAGAGCCGTCGGTTAAAACGGCGAGTCAGCGCCCGCCAACGGCGGGTTTGCTGGAGATCCCACTTCCGTGTGGGTCGGAGCGCAAGCGTGCTTGCGCTCGAATACTTTACATTTTAGGCATGCCACCGCCGGGCAACATACCGCCCATGCCGCGCATCATCTTGGCCATTCCGCCTTTTGCGGAGAATTTCTTCATCATCTTCTGCATCTGCTTGTGCTGCTTGATCAAGCGACCGATGTCCTGCACCTGGGTGCCGGAACCCATGGCGATCCGACGTTTGCGCGAACCGCTGATCAGCTCAGGGTCGCGGCGCTCGGCCGGGGTCATGGAGTTGATGATGGCTTCCATCTGCTTGAACTGCTTCTCTGCCGCGCCCTGGGCATTGCCCATTTGCGCCAGGTTCACTCCGCCGATGTTCGGCAGCTTGTCCATAAGGCCGCCGAGGCCGCCCATGTTCTTCATCTGTTGCAGTTGATCACGGAAGTCTTCGAGGTCGAAGCCCTTGCCCTTCTTCAGCTTCTTGGCCAGCTTATCGGCCTTGTCCTTGTCGAGCGTGGCTTCGGCCTGCTCGATCAGGCTGAGCACGTCGCCCATGCCGAGGATACGCGAGGCGATCCGCTCAGGGTGGAACGGCTCGAGCGCTTCGCTCTTCTCGCCCATACCGATGAACTTGATCGGCTTGCCGGTAATCGCACGCACCGACAATGCCGCACCGCCACGGGCGTCGCCGTCGACCTTGGTCAGGATCACGCCGGTCAGCGGCAGTGCGTCGCCGAAGGCCTTGGCGGTGTTGGCCGCATCCTGGCCGGTCATGGCGTCAACCACGAACAGCGTTTCAACCGGGTTGATCGCGGCATGCAGCGCCTTGATCTCGCCCATCATCTCTTCATCGATGTGCAGGCGACCGGCGGTATCGACGATGACCACGTCGATGAACTTCAGCTTGGCTTCTTTAATAGCCGCGTTGGCAATGTCGACCGGCTTCTGGCTCAGGTCGGACGGGAAGAAGGTCACGCCCACTTCGCCCGCGAGCATTTCCAGCTGCTTGATGGCCGCCGGACGGTACACGTCGGCCGACACCACCATCACCGACTTCTTCTTGCGCTCTTTAAGGAAGCGCGCCAGCTTGCCGGCGGTGGTGGTCTTACCCGCACCCTGCAGACCGGCCATCAGCACAACGGCTGGCGGCACGGCGCTGAGGTTCAAGTCTTCGTTGGCCGCGCCCATCAGGCTTTCGAGTTCGGCCTGCACGATCTTCACAAAGGCCTGGCCCGGCGTCAGGCTGCGGGACACTTCAGTGCCCACGGCGCGCTCTTTGACCGAGTTGACGAAGTCCTTGACCACAGGCAAGGCAACGTCGGCTTCCAGCAACGCCATGCGCACTTCACGCAGGGTGTCTTTAATATTGTCCTCGGTCAGCTTGGCCTTGCCGGTTACATGGCGCAGCGTCTGCGAGAGACGGTCAGTCAAGTTTTCAAACATGCGCGATCCTTTCAGGCCCTATTCATCGAAATGCATTAGTAGACCGAGGTAGTGGCGGCCCAGGCTGGGGTAAATCGCTATTAAAAACAGCGCTCGGCGAGCCTGCGGCGTGGGCAGGTCGCGGATTATAGCGAAGACTGCGCCTGTGCACACCCGCTGTCTGGCCCGGGAGTCTTTCGTGCAGCGCAGGTGTGTGCCAAACTCAGCGCCTTTCGGGCTTGTCTATCAGGATTTATGGTCCCCTTGTCACCCAGTTTGCTACCCAGCCTCGCCGCCGCCATTTTGTACGCCGCTGCGACTCTCTATCAGGGCACTCGTCTGGCCCAAGGCACAAAAGCGGACAAACGTCTGCTGGTCGGCCTGGGCGTCGTCGCCCTGCTGGCTCACGCCGCGAGCCTGTTCACCCACTTGATGACGCCGGTTGGCCTGGGCCTGGACTTTTTCAGCGCCGCCAGCCTGATCGCCGCAGCCGTCATCGCCCTGACCCTGCTGGCCTGCTACCGCATTCCCGTCGAGAACCTGCTGGTGCTGCTATTCCCATTGGGAGTGCTCACGGTGCTGCTGGCGCAATTCACCCCGACCGGCACCGTGCAGGTGATCGACGAGGAGCCGGGCATCCTCGCGCACATTCTGTTGTCGATTCTCGCCTACGGCATGTTCACCATCGCCGTGTTCCAGGCCCTGCTCGTGCTGCTGCAGGACCATCAGCTTAAAAACAAGCACCCTTCCGGGCTGATCAAGAACTTCCCGCCGCTGCAAACCATGGAAAGCCTGCTGTTCGGCTTCCTCTGGGCCGGCTGGACGCTGCTGTCGTTGTCGCTGATTTCCGGTTGGCTGTTCGTCGAAAACCTGTTCGCCCAGCACCTGGTGCACAAAACCTTGCTGGCGTGCCTGGCCTGGATCGTTTTCAGCGTGTTGCTGTGGGGGCGTAACCGCCTCGGCTGGCGTGGGCACAAGGCGATCCGCTGGACCCTGGCCGGTTTCTGCCTGCTGATGCTGGCCTATTTCGGCAGCAAGCTGGTTCGCGAATACATCCTGCATATCTGACGGGCAGCGATCATGGACAACTTGCCCCTTGGGCCGATGCTCGCGGTAATCGCCTTGCTGGTGTTATGGGCGGCGCTGTTTACCGCCATCGAGGCCGCGCAACAACACTTACTGGCCCTGCGCCCCGGCACACGCCAGGGTGACAAGGCGGCCGCCCGCCTGAATTTCCCGCGCAACAGCCTGATACTGTGCAACAGCCTGTGCCGCGCCGCCGTGGTGATTCTCTGCACCCTGCTGGCGATTTACGCCTGGGCGCAGAACGGCCCTTGGCTCGGCTGGCTGATCTCCTGCGCGATTTTGCTGGTGCTCGCCGACTACCTGCCTCGCGCCCTCGCAATTCGCCACCCGCAAGCTGTGCTGGGTTTTGGCAACACGCTGCTGGGTGTGCCGCTGAAAATCCTTTATCCGCTGGCCTGGCTGCTCAATGGCATCAGCGTATTACTGCTGCGCCCGTTCGCACGCAAATCCGGCGTGGTAAAAAAGAGCGACGAGCCACTGCCCGATCACGACGATGAACCGGAGCCCGAGGCCGACGAAAACCGCACGCCCGGCATGCCCGGCATCCACGCCCTGGACAACATCACGGTCAATGACATCCTGGTGCCGCGCAGCGAAGTGGACGGCATTAACCTGGATGACTCGGTCGAGGAAATCATCGAGCAACTGCGCACCTCCCAGCGTACGCGCCTGCCGGTGTTTCACAGCGACATCAACCAGGTCGAAGCGGTGCTCAATACGCGGCAGATCCAGCACCTGCTGCCCGATGCCAGCCTGACCAAAGAAGCCCTGCTCGCCGCCTGCCACGAGCCTTACTTCGTCCCGGAAAGCACACCATTGCAGCTGCAACTGCTGAACTTCCACAAGCAGCAGCGCCGTCTTGGCATGGTGGTGGACGAATACGGCGAAGTGCTGGGCATCGTCACCCTGGAAGATATCCTCGAAGAAATCGTCGGCGAATTCGAAAGCGATCAGGCGGGAGACAACCCGCATATCGAAGCGCAACCCGACGGCCGCTACATCATCGACGGCGCCGCTTCGATCCGCGAACTCAACAAAAGCCTCGGCTGGCACCTGCCCAGCGACGGCCCCAAGACCCTCAACGGCCTGGTGACCGAAGCGCTGGAGACCATTCCGGACTGCGCGGTGTGCCTGAAAATAGGCCGCTATCGCCTGGAAATCCTCGAGACCGAGGACAACCGCGTGAGCAAGGTGCTGATCTGGCACACCAGCCGCGTGCCCGTGGCCGCCTAGCCTCCTGGCACAACACAATCCAATGCAGGAATTGGCTTCTGTGGGAGCTGGCTTGCCTGCGATGCAGGCACCTCGGTCATTCAGTTGAACTGAGGCGATGCAATCGCAGGCAAGCCAGCTCCCACACTTAGACTATCTGCGTGCCAGCGCCCCCTTGTTGGATCCGCAAACCCCTTCCTATAATCGGTGCGGCTTACCCAAGCCCCGCCCGACCGCGTGCTACCCGCACTCAGCGCGTCCAGGCACTGCTTTACCGTGTCTGACCGGTGTTTGCTCCCATCCCGAGCCGCCCCGCGCACACCCCTGACCCATGGGTGTTCGACCAATAATAATCCGCGTCCAAACGCGCAATGACCGTCAGGGATACCTCAATGAGCACCACCTACAACGAGGCCGCGACCGCCGCCCCGCTTAACTCGACCGCACGAGTCGCAACCGCGAGCATCGTCGGCACCGCCATCGAATTCTACGATTTCTATATCTACGCCACGGCTGCTGCGCTGGTGATTGGCCCGGTGTTCTTCCCGCAGACCTCCGGCACTGCGCAGATGCTGGCGTCGTTCCTGACCTTCGGCATCGCCTTTATCGCCCGCCCGCTGGGCTCGGCCCTGTTCGGCCACTTCGGCGACCGTATCGGCCGCAAGTCGACGTTGGTCGCCTCGTTGCTGCTGATGGGCGTGTGCACCACGCTGATCGGTTTGCTGCCGGGTTACGACAGCATTGGCGCCTGGGCACCCATCCTGTTGTGCGTATTGCGTTTCGGCCAGGGCCTGGGGCTTGGCGGCGAATGGGGTGGCGCGGCGTTGCTGGCCACCGAGAACGCGCCCAAGGGCAAGCGCGCGTGGTTCGGCATGTTCCCGCAACTGGGCCCGTCGATCGGCTTTCTGGCCGCCAACGGCCTGTTCCTGATCCTGGCCATGAGCCTCAACGACGAGCAGTTCCGCAGTTGGGGCTGGCGCATCCCATTCATCCTCAGCGCAGCGCTGGTGATGGTCGGCCTGTATGCACGACTCAAATTGCATGAAACCCCAGTGTTCGCCAACGCCGTGGCCAAAGAAGCGCCGGTGAAAGTGCCATTGGTGGAGCTGTTCAGCCAGCATTGGCTGCCGGTGCTGCTGGGCGCCGCGTCGATGGTGGTGTGTTATGCGCTGTTCTATATCACCACCGCGTTTTCCCTGAGCTATGGCGTATCGACACTGGGCTACAGCCGCGAAATGTTCCTCGGTTTGCTGTGCTTTGCAGTGTTGTTCATGGGCCTGGCCACGCCATTGGCAGCCTTGGCCAGCGACCGCTACGGGCGCAAGCCGGTGCTGATCGTCGGCGCGATCCTGGCAATTCTGTCGGGCTTCACCATGGAGCCACTGCTGACCCATGGTTCGACTTGGGCAGTGGCATTGTTCCTGGCGCTGGAGTTGTTCCTGATGGGCGTGACCTTCGCCCCGATGGGCGCGATGTTGCCGGAACTGTTCCCGACCCGCGTGCGTTATACCGGCGCTTCGGCGGCGTATAACCTGGGTGGGATTGTGGGTGCGTCGGCCGCGCCGTTCTTCGCGACCAAGCTGGTGGCGATGGGCGGGCTGAGTTATGTCGGCGGGTATGTATCGGCGGCAGCGTTGCTCAGCTTGATCGCTGTGCTGTGCCTGAAAGAGACGCGGGATAACGACCTGAACAAGGTCGCTTGAGCGAAGATCGTTCCCACGCTCTGCGTGGGAATGCAGCCCGGGGCGCTCTGCGTCCCAAAGCGTGACGCAGAGCGTCACATAAGGCATTCCCACGCAGAGCGTGGGAACGATCACGGTAAAGTTACAGCTCGACTACAACAGCTTTGGAAGCACGAGTAGCCTTGGCCCGCGCCGCCTCAATCGACTCATCCCGCGCCAACGCCACACCCATCCGGCGCTGACCATTCACTTCTGGCTTGCCAAACAGGCGCAACGCCGTGTCCGGCTCGCTCAAGGCCGCGCCGAGGTTGGCGAATGCGGTCTGGGTGGACTGCCCTTCCACCAGGATCACCGCCGAAGCCGAAGGCCCGAACTGGCGAATCAGCGGAATTGGCAGGCCCAAAATGGCGCGAGCGTGCAAGGCAAACTGCGACAGGTCCTGAGAAATCAGGGTCACCAAACCGGTGTCATGTGGGCGCGGCGACACTTCGCTGAACCACACTTGATCGCCCTTGATGAACAATTCCACGCCAAACAGACCACGGCCACCCAGCGCCTCGGTCACGGCTTTGGCAACCCGCTCGGATTCCGCCAGGGCAATCGGGCTCATGGCTTGCGGCTGCCAGGACTCCTGATAGTCGCCTTTCTCCTGACGGTGGCCGACCGGCGCGCAGAAGGTGGTGCCGCCGATGTGGCGCACGGTCAGCAGGGTGATTTCGTAGTCGAAATCGATAAAGCCTTCGATGATCACGCGGCCTTTACCGGCACGCCCGCCTTCCTGAGCGTAATCCCAGGCTTTCTGCACGTCATCGGCGCTGCGCAGCAGGCTCTGGCCTTTGCCCGAGGAACTCATCACCGGCTTGACCACGCACGGGAAGCCCAGGTCTTGCACGGCCTTGCTGTAGTCTTCGAAGGTATCGGCGAAGTGGTACGGCGAGGTCGGCAGGTCCAGCTCTTCGGCAGCCAGGCGGCGAATGCCTTCACGGTTCATGGTCAGCGAGGTGGCCCGCGCGGTCGGGATCACGGTGAAGCCTTCGGCTTCCAGCTCAACCAGCGTGGCAGTGGCGATGGCTTCGATTTCCGGCACGATAAAGTGCGGTTTTTCCGCCTCGATCACGGCACGCAAGGCGGCGCCGTCGAGCATGTTGATCACGTGGCTACGGTGCGCAACCTGCATGGCCGGCGCGTTGGCGTAGCGATCCACGGCAATCACTTCAACGCCCAGGCGTTGCAGTTCGATTACCACTTCCTTGCCCAGCTCACCGCAGCCACACAGCAAAACGCGGGTCGCGGTTGGCGACAATGGAGTTCCGATTCGGGTCATCTCAGGTCCTCAGGGGAGCGGATCATGGGGAGAAAGGCCGGCATTTTACATGAACTGCAAGAATTGGCCTCAGTTGGCGACGGCGCGTTTGCGCATGCGCCAGGCCATGATCAGCCACACTACCGTGACGCCGGCGAATTTAGACACCAATGCCGTGCCCGCTACTGCCGGCGTCAGCGCGCCGATCAGGCCGAAGAAGATAAACGTATCGAGGGGAATGCTCAGCGCCGAACTTATCCACAGGCGGTCATGCAGTGGGCGCTTGGTGATGCTGAACACCAGCCAGTCGATGCACTCGGACACTGCAAATGCCGTGGCACTGGCCAGGGCAATGGCCGGGTCGGACGTGACATACGACAGCACCAGCGCCGCCAGCATGGCAATGATTGCACCGTGGCCGAAGCGGGTTTGCACCATGTCGCGCAGGATAAACACCAGGCCACCCCAGGCGGACCAGATGACATCCAGGTGCGGGGCGGTGGAAAAGGCGAAGTTGATCAGCACGACGCTGCTGATGTAGGCAATCAGGAAGAGCATGGAGATGGACCTGTGGGTAATGCCGCACAGGGTACACAATTACAGGGATGTCGTCTGGCAGGGCCTCATCGCAGGCAAGCCAGCTCCCACATTTTTGAAAGTATTCACATAGCAATTGTGGGAGCTGGCTTGCCTGCGATAGCGATGGCTCAGGCGCCGGATTTCCCCGGCATCATCCACACCAACCCACTCGCCTTCGCCCGCTCATGACACAACCCCAACACCACCCGGCGTTCGGTATTGTCCATGCGGCTCCAGCGTGTAATTTCATCCACGGTACGCTGGCAACCTGTGCAAATGTCATCGTCATCCAGTGCGCAGATACTCACGCACGGCGATGCAACAGGGCGTTCAATCGGGTTCATTCTTCCTGCTCAACCAAGTCACGCGCATACCGCTGCGAGTTATGCACATAGTGCGCGGCGCTGGCTTCGAGCATGCGCTTCTGCGCCTCGGTGAGTTCGCGCACCACCTTGCCCGGCGAACCCATCACCAGCGAGCCATCGGGAATTTCCTTGCCTTCGCCGATCAGCGAATTGGCGCCGATGATGCAATGCTTGCCGATCTTGGCGCCATTGAGGATCACCGCGTTGATGCCGATCAGGCTGTAGTCGTCGACCGTGCAGCCGTGCAGCATGGCGTTATGGCCGATGGTCACGCCGGTGCCCAGGGTCAATGGGTAGCCCATGTCGGTGTGCATCACGCTGCCGTCCTGCACGTTGCTGTTCTTGCCGATCAGGATCAGTTCGTTGTCGCCACGCAACACCGCGTTGAACCAGACGTTGGCGCCCTCCTCCAGCTTGACCTTGCCGACCAGCGTGGCGTTAGGCGCCACCCAGCTTTGCGGATGCGTCTCGACGCGGGCGTCGCCCAGGCGGTATTTCATGGTGTGTCCTCACGGCGTTGCCATTCAAGCGATGGCTTACGTATTGATGAAGCTTTTAGGTGGGTGGTGCAGGCTGATGTTGGCGTCGTCATAGAGCAGATTGATCAGTTCGACAATCATGATTGCCGTCAGCCCCCAGATCTTGTATTCGCCAAACCGATAGCTGGGCACATACCAACTGCGGCCCTGGTAATCGATGCGGTGAGTATGTTCGCGCGGGTCCTGGCGGAAAAACTCCAGAGGTACGCTGAAGACCGCAGCGATCTCGGCATCGTTGGCGAGGTATTCGACGTAATCGGGAATCACGCCGACGTAGGGCGTCACGCGAATACCGTGCAGGGAAATCAACGGACTCAACGGGCCAATGACTTCCACCAGACCGGGCGGCAGGCCGATTTCTTCTTCGGCTTCGCGCAGCGCAGTAAAGATCAGGTCCGGGTCTTCGGGGTCACGCCGCCCGCCAGGAAACGCCACTTCGCCGCCATGGGTCGACAGGCCGCTGGCGCGCAGGGTCAGGATCAGCTCAGGTTCGTCGCTGCGGGTGATCGGCACCAACACGGCGGCCTCGGGGAAACGCCCGTCAGTTTCCAGTGTATGAGGGGTGTGATTGCTTACCCGGCGAAGTAGCTCGTCCAGCATGAGTCATCTCGGTCTGTTGGCTACCTTGCATCATGCACCAAAGCGGGCAGGCACCCAACCCCAAACCCTGCGCATGTCGCGAAACGACAACTTGCAGGGCCCTGCCCGTCAAGCCAAGATAGGCCCACTCTCCAGGAACCCCAGCATGAACTTCTGCAGCCAGTGCGGTAAACCGGTCACCCAGCGCATTCCCGAAGGCGACACGCGCCTGCGTTATGTGTGTGATCACTGCTCGACCATTCATTATCAAAACCCCAATATCGTCGCCGGCACCGTGCCGGTCTGGGGCGATAAAGTGCTGCTGTGCCGCCGCGCCATCGAACCGCGCCTGGGTTACTGGACCATGCCCGCAGGCTTTATGGAAAACGGCGAGACGGTTGAACAGGCCGCCGCCCGCGAAACCCTGGAAGAAGCCTGCGCCCGCGTGCGCAACCTGAGCATTTATACGCTGATCGATGTGCCGCACATCAGCCAGGTGCATGTCTTCTACCGCGCCGAACTGGTCGACCTCGACTTTGCCGCAGGCCCCGAAAGCCTTGAAGTGAAGCTGTTCGATGAAGCCGACATCCCTTGGTCAGAGCTGGCTTTCCGCACGGTCGGGCGTACTTTAGAATACTTTTTCGCTGACCGTCGGCAGCAGGCGTTCCCGGTGCGCAGCGAAGCTGTACCGCCCATGGGCAAACCCACCGAATAAAAAAACCGGCAGATAGCCTCTAAGGGAAACCGTTTTAATGCGTCTGTTGCTCGCTTTGATCTGCCTGTCGTTCGCTACCTTTTCGTCGGCCTCCACGGTGGAAATCATCGGCGGCAAACCTGTGGAAAAAATCCTGGTGCTCAAGTCCGCCCACCAGTTGCAGTTGATCAATGACGACAAGCCGCTGAAGACCTATCGCATTTCCCTCGGTAAAAACCCCAAAGGCACCAAGCTGGTTGAAGGCGACCGTCGCACGCCGGAAGGTTTCTATTGGATCGACTGGCGCAAAACCAGCGACCGCTTCAACCTGGCCATGCACATCTCCTACCCGAACATCAGCGACTCCGCGCGCGCGCGCCGCGAAGGCGTGAAACCGGGCAGCATGATCATGATCCACGGCACGCCCGACACCGAGGAATACCCGGAGCAGTGGTTCCACACCCTGGACTGGACCGACGGCTGCATCGGCATGCGCAACGTGGACATGCGCGAAGTCTGGAACCTGGTCAAAGACGGCACCATGATCGAGATTCGCCCCTAGTTTCGTACCGTTCGTAAAATAATCTGAAAATAATTCCTGCCCCTGGCAGCGCCTGCCGGTGAATACCAGTTCACCGCGCCGGGCTGCGTAGTTCTGCGCGCGATAAAGACCTCTCTAATACCACTTGATACCAGGCACCATTAAAGCGCCCACAAACCGGGATTCGCACCGTTTTGGCAGCATTGACATGGTATTTAAGTGGTATTAATTTCCGGCCACTACCGGGCGACAACACTCCA
The sequence above is a segment of the Pseudomonas sp. R76 genome. Coding sequences within it:
- a CDS encoding gamma carbonic anhydrase family protein, which produces MKYRLGDARVETHPQSWVAPNATLVGKVKLEEGANVWFNAVLRGDNELILIGKNSNVQDGSVMHTDMGYPLTLGTGVTIGHNAMLHGCTVDDYSLIGINAVILNGAKIGKHCIIGANSLIGEGKEIPDGSLVMGSPGKVVRELTEAQKRMLEASAAHYVHNSQRYARDLVEQEE
- a CDS encoding L,D-transpeptidase family protein; the protein is MRLLLALICLSFATFSSASTVEIIGGKPVEKILVLKSAHQLQLINDDKPLKTYRISLGKNPKGTKLVEGDRRTPEGFYWIDWRKTSDRFNLAMHISYPNISDSARARREGVKPGSMIMIHGTPDTEEYPEQWFHTLDWTDGCIGMRNVDMREVWNLVKDGTMIEIRP
- a CDS encoding NUDIX hydrolase, which gives rise to MNFCSQCGKPVTQRIPEGDTRLRYVCDHCSTIHYQNPNIVAGTVPVWGDKVLLCRRAIEPRLGYWTMPAGFMENGETVEQAAARETLEEACARVRNLSIYTLIDVPHISQVHVFYRAELVDLDFAAGPESLEVKLFDEADIPWSELAFRTVGRTLEYFFADRRQQAFPVRSEAVPPMGKPTE
- a CDS encoding CoA pyrophosphatase; the encoded protein is MLDELLRRVSNHTPHTLETDGRFPEAAVLVPITRSDEPELILTLRASGLSTHGGEVAFPGGRRDPEDPDLIFTALREAEEEIGLPPGLVEVIGPLSPLISLHGIRVTPYVGVIPDYVEYLANDAEIAAVFSVPLEFFRQDPREHTHRIDYQGRSWYVPSYRFGEYKIWGLTAIMIVELINLLYDDANISLHHPPKSFINT